The following is a genomic window from Nocardioides thalensis.
CGCTGCGCGAGCAGCTGAAGAAGCGGGTGCCCCAGGGCGAGGGACCGTCGGACCGGCGCCGCGAGAAGTCCTGGTTCAGTGTCGACTTCCTGGCCGAGTCGGCCGGTACGACGGTGCGCACCCGCGTGAGCGGCGGCGACCCCGGCTACACCGAGACCGCGAAGATGCTCGCGGAGTCGGCGTTGTGCCTGGCCCTCGACGAGACGCCCGCGGTGGCGGGCCAGGTGACGACCGCCCAGGCCATGGGGGATGCGCTCCTGACGCGCCTGCAGCGGGCAGGGCTGACCTTCGAGACCTGCTGAGCGTAGCCCGAGGACACCCAAGACATGTGCGACACGGCGTGACGGATTTCCGGTTGGCTAGTTGCGCCTAGAGGAAGTGTGTCCATCTCGGGAAGGTAACGACACATGTCATCACTCACCGCTGCGCCCAGCACGGCGCTCGCCATCGACTGGGAGGGGACCCTCGAGGACTCCCTCAACCCGGTCATCGACTTCGTGCCGAAGCTGCTGGTCTTCCTCGTCATCCTCTTCATCGGGTGGCTGATCGCGAAGGCCGTCGCGAAGTTCCTCGGCATCGTCCTGCAGCGCGTCGGCTTCACGACCCTGTTGTCGAAGGCGGGCGCCGACCGGGCGCTGACCTCGGCGTCGGTCAACCCGCTCGACATCATCTGCAAGCTGGCCTACTACTTCATCCTGCTCATCGCGCTCCAGCTCGCGCTGAGCGCGTTCGGGCCGAGCAACCCGGTCAGCGAGATCGTCAACGACATCGTGCGCTGGCTGCCGCAGGCCGTGGTCGCGATCGTCATCGTGGTCATCGCCGGTGCCGTCGCCAACGCGGTGAAGGACCTGCTCACCGGCGTCCTCGGCGGCGTCTCCTACGGACCGCTGCTCGCCAAGATCGCCAGCGGCTTCATCGTGGCCCTCGGTGTGATCGCCGCGCTCAACCAGATCGGGATCGGCCTGTCGGTCACGATGCCGGTGCTGATCGCCGTGCTCGCCACGGTCGGCGGCATCCTCGTGGTCGGCGTGGGTGGTGGCCTGATCGCCCCGATGCGTGACCGCTGGGAGCGCTGGCTCGACCAGCTCGCGAGCGAGACCGCCGGCAACGGCACGCACGTCGACCCGGCCGCGGCGTCGTACGGGACGGGGCCCGGCGCCACGCCGACGCCGCCCCCGCCGCCGCCGTCCGCCGGCTACTGACCCCCATGATCGCGGCGGCCGCCCCTTCCTGCGGGGGCGGCCGCTGCGTGTGTCGTGGGTCAGGCGGTCATCACTCGGCCGGGCTGGGCATGCCCTCGCGGGTCACGCCCTGGTCGGCGTTGTAGTCCGTCAGGGCCTCGCCCGCCTCGGCGTATTCCACCGGGAGCTCGTCGAGGTCCCACCAGGGTTGGGTGACGACCTCGCCGAGGGCAGCCGCGTCGAGCACGTCGTCGGTCGCGCTCACGACCAGGCGCAGGTCGCGGCGGGGACTGATCAGCTCCGCCACGGCCGTGCGGGTCGGATCCGGGCTCTGTGATGCCGGGTCGCGGTAGGTGCGCAGCACGTCACCGTCGCCGAGCCGGGTCACCTCGCAACCGACCATCGAGGACTCGCACTCGTCGTAGGGTCCGCTGCGCTGGTCGATCGCCTCTTTGCAGTCGGGATCGGACTCCTCGCACTTCGGCTGGTCGGTCTCCCCGTAGGTCGCGGTGAACGACTGCACGTTCGCGAAGACCTCGCCCGGCCGCGCGCCGTCCGGGGTGAACCGGAAGCTGGCGGTCAGCTCGTTGTCGGCCAGGGTGTCCGGGTCGAAGTCGACCACGTCCGAGCCGCCGGGCTCGGAGAACCCGCCGTCCGCGACCTCATCGACGGCCGACATCAGCGCGGCGACGGTCGCGCGGCCGGTGATCGGGGCGGTCTCGCCGGACAGCTCGCCGATCGAGGGTGCGGGCACGGAAGCGACCGACGACTCGTCGGAGGTGCCGCCGACTCCCTGTACGGCGAGCGTGCCGCCGACGATCACGGACGCCGCGGCGGCGGCGCCGAGGGCGGTGAACGTCCGGCGGCGGCGCCGCTCGCCGAGTCCTCGCTCGCGGGCCCTGGCGGCGAGCGCGGGGAGGTCGGCGGCGACGTCGCTGACCGCGTCCTCCATGTGGTCGTGGAGCTTCATGTCAGTCCTCCTGGTCGGACAGGTCGGGGTAGAGGGTGCGGAGCCGGGCGAGCGCGCGTGACGAGCGGGTGCGGCAGGCCGACTCGGTGATGCCGAGCTGGTCCGCCGCCTCGGCGACGGGGAGGTCCTCCCAGTAGCGGAGGACGAGGACCGCTCGGTCCATCCGCGGGAGGCCGGCCAGCGCATCGAGGAGCGCGAGGCGGCGGGTCGGGTCCGGGCCGGGCGAGGCGCGGTCGGCGCCGTACTCGAGGGGGAGCTCGGACACCCGCTTGCGGCGCTTCTCGGAGAGGAAGGTCCGGGTCAGGATCTGGCGGGTGTAGGCGACGGGGTTCTCGGCGCGGGAGACGAGCTTCCAGCGGGCGTACGCCGTGGCGTAGGCACTCTGCACGAGGTCCTCCGCCTGGTGCCGGTCGCCGCACAGGAGCACCGCCGTGCGCAGCAACCGGTCGCCGGTCGCGTGGACGAACTCCTCGAACGTCTCGGTGGTCGGCACGCTCTCCGGTCTTTCCAGGGCAGCTGCGGTGGGTGGGTTCACACCATTCCAGAGGGGAAGAGCCCTCGAAATGTTGCGCTCGTCGGGCGCGGCGCCGAAATGGCGCTCGACCGCCAACCTGTCAAGATATGTGCGCCCGCCCCCGTAGCTCAGTGGATAGAGCAGCCGCCTCCTAAGCGAAAGGTCGTAGGTTCGACTCCTACCGGGGGCACATGACAGAACGGCAGGATTCCGGCGAGCCGGTGACCCGGCGCGCGCGCCGCGTCGCGCGCTCGCAGCGCCGCGGTGTCGCCGGCAAGCGCCGCGCCTACACGCCGCACCACACGGTCGCCAAGGTCATCACCGCGACCCTGCTCGCGCTGGCGATGGCCACCGGTGTCTCGGTCGTGCTGGTCTACAACCACTGGAACGGCAACCTCCTGGTCGACGACGTCGCCGACCAGCTGGGCAACGACCGGCCGAAGAAGAAGAAGGTCGAAGGCCCGCAGGAGCCGATGAACATCCTGGTGATGGGCTCCGACACCCGCGAGGGCGAGGGCAACAACATCGACGGGATGAACCTCTCCGGCGAGCGCTCCGACACCACGATCCTGATCCACCTGTCGGCAAGCCGGGAGTTCGCCTACGGCATCAGCATTCCGCGCGACACGATGGTCGACCGCCCCACCTGCTTCGCCGAGGACGGCAGCGAGATCCCCGGCGAGCAGGACGCGATCTGGAACGACGCGTTCTCCATCGGCGGCCCCGCGTGCACCATCCGGCAGTTCGAGCAGCTCAGCGGGGTACGGATCGACAACTACGTCGTCGTCGACTTCGGCGGCTTCAAGGACATGGTCGACGCCCTCGACGGCGTCGAGGTCTGCATCCCCGAGGAGATCGTCGACACCGAGCACAACATCACGCTCGAGCCCGGCACGCGGGAGATCAGGGGCGACGAGGCACTGAGCTACGTCCGGGTGCGGTCCAACATCAGCGACGGCAGCGACCCCCAGCGCATCCGCCGGCAGCAGGCCTTCATGGCCTCGATGCTCAACAAGGCGGTCGACCTCGGCATGCTCGCGCGCCCCGACCGGATCGTGGGCTTCATGAACGCGCTGACCGGCTCCCTGCAGACCGACTTCGAGAACGTGTCGCAGATCGCCGACATCGGCAGCACCTTCCGCGGCGTCGGCCTCGGCGAGGTGAAGTTCGTGACCACCCCGTGGCAGGCCTGGCCGCCCGACCCGAACCGGATCGAGTGGACCCCGGAGGTCGACCGGCTGTGGGAGCTCGTGGTCAACGACGAGCCGCTCACCGCCGAGTTCGCGGAGGAGTCGATCAGCGCCGCCGACGACCCGGAGGGCACCGACGCCACCGACTCGACCGAGGGCACCGAGGGGACCGACGCGCCGACCGACGAGGGCGCCCAGGGCGGCAAGAAGGGCGGCGACGAGGGTCTCTCCGACGACGCCCGCGAGTACGCCGGTCTGTGCACGTGACCGAGAAGAGCCCGGGCCCGGAGAAGGACCCGGAGAAGGAGTCCGACTGGCAGCGGCGCAAGCGGCTGGCCGAGATCTTCGGCGACGTGCTCCCGGAGACGACGCGCGACGAGCGCGACGCCGACAAGGGCGACCGCGGCGACGAGTCGGCCTCCGACCGCTGGCTGAAATCGCAAGTGCCGCCCCACCACGGGTGAGGCGGCACCTGCCGTTGTTGCTGCGGGGCTCGTGGCCCCGGTGATCAGCGGTTCGCGAGCGAGTCGCGGATCTGGGTGAGGAGCTCGACCTCCGACGGGCCAGGCGCCTCGTCGGGGAAGAACCGCTCCTTCGCCTTGGTGTAGGGAACGACCACGAAGAAGTAGACGACCGCGGCCATGATCAAGAAGGCGACGACCGCGTTGAGGAAGAGCCCGAACAGGCTCTCGCCGAAGAGGTCGTTGTACAGGTCGTCCGGGAGCAGGCTGGTGAGCCAGGCGACGAATGCGTTCACGACCTCGGCGAACGCAAGCGCCATGATCAGACCGACGGCGATCTCGATGAGATTGCCGCGCAGGATGAAGTTCTTGAAGCCTTCCATGTTTCTCCTTGGAGCCGAGATAACGCCCTACACCCCCGGTAGGGACTCTGACTGAACCTAGCGGTTCCGCCACGCGTACGTCACGAACGACGTCACGGCGGACGACGTCACCTGCTGCACGTCCGCATCTGGTATGCCGAGCACCACCACCCGCCCGGCGAGCGCCCCGTGCCCGTCGTCCGTGGCCGGAACCGCCAGCACGACCGCGCCGTACGAGACGGTCGTCGTGACGCGCTCCTGCGGGTCCGTCGCGAGCACGTCGACCCGGTCGCCCACCTCGAGCAGCGCCGCCTGCGCCGCGTCGGAGAACCGCACCGGCACCGCCGTCGTCCCCGGCGCCGCCTCGACCAGCTGCGGCCCGACCAGCCGCACGTCCGTCACCGCCTCCCCCTCCCGCAACGGCGCCGCCAACGTCGCCCCCACCGGGGCGTCGACCACAGACGCAGGCACGGAGTCCGGCCCGACCTCCGTGACCCGCAGGTCCCCTTCCGTCAGCACGGCCCCCGCCGGCAGGTCACGCGACGCGACGAGCACCTCGACCGTCTCCGGAGGAGGCGGCGCCACACTCCGCAACCCGACGACGGTCGCCCCCGCCACGCACAACGCGGCAATCAGCCGCCGCCGACGCAGCAGCCCCCGCCGCAGGGCGACCCAGCGATCACCCACGCGCCGCCGCAGCGGCACGCGCGGCCGTTCATCAACCGAGTCCCGAGAATCCATAGCCCGCGACGCTAGCCCCGGAACGCCTCCCACGGGCTCGTCCTCCACAGGGCAGGGCAGGAGGTCGGGGCCGGGTGGGGGTTCCCGGCGATTTCGCGACGACGCGCCGACGCCCGGACCACAGCGGCGTCGTACCGGAGAGCGTCGCGCGCGGCGGAGCGAGCAAGCCGGGAACACCCACCCGGCCCCGACCGCCCGCAGCGCCGCGGAGGCCGAACCCCAAGAACTGAGAGCTACGCAGACGCCGCCGCAGCAGCAGAGGTCCCCGCCCCAGAGGCCGAGCCCGACGTACTGCTGCTGCTGCTTGACGACGAGTCGGAAGAGCTCGAGGAGTCGGACGAGGTCGTCGTGGTCGACGAGCCAGAGGTCGACGTACCCGACCGGCTGTCGGTCCGGTAGAACCCGGATCCCTTGAACACCACGCCCACCGCGTTGAAGAGCTTGCGCAGCCGGCCGTCGCACTCCGGGCAGACGGTCAGGGCGTCGTCGGAGAAGCTCTGGAATTGCTCGAACGCGTGGCCGCAGTCGGTGCAGGCGTACTGGTAGGTGGGCATCAGGAACTCCGGGCGGTTAGCACTCTCGGTCTACGACTGCCAAGGATACGCGATCCCCCGGCCAGGTCGCGAGTCCGCTTCGGTCACAATGGCGCCCACCATGGTCGACGCAGACGACATCGCCCCGGCTCGCCCGGTCGGCGCAGCCCGGCCCGCCGGCCCGCCGGCCCCCGTCCGTTGGTGGCGCACCTTCCGGGGATGGCCCGGACCGCTCCGGTTCACGACGTACGGCGCGGTCGCGCTGGTGCTGGTGCTGGTCGCGGTCGTCGTGTTCGGCGCGGTCGTCGTCCGCCGCTCTTGGCCCGAGACCGACGGCGAGATCGAGGTGCCCGGCCTGAACGCGCAGGCCGAGGTGATCCGCGACGAGCACGGCATCCCGCAGATCTACGCCGACACGATGCACGACCTGATGCTCGCCCAGGGCTTCGTCCACGCGCAGGAGCGCTTCTTCGAGATGGACGTGCGCCGCCACGCCACCTCCGGCCGGCTGGCCGAGCTGTTCGGGGAGGACGCGCTCGAGACCGACCTCGTCGTGCGCACCCTCGGGTGGCGGCGGATCGCCGAGCGGGAGCTCACGCTGCTCGAGCCGCGCACCCGCGACCTGCTCGACGCCTACGCGCAGGGCGTCAACGCGTACCTGTCCGACCGCTCGGCGTCGGAGATCTCGCTGGAGTACGCCTTGCTCGGCGTGACCGGGCTCGACTACCAGCCCGCCGACTGGACCGCCGCCGACTCCGTCGCCTGGCTCAAGGCGATGGCCTGGGACCTCCGCGGCAACCTCGAGGAGGAGATCGGGCGGGCGGTCAGCGCATCGGCGGTCGGCGAGGACCGCGCGGCCGCGCTGTACCCGGACTATCCCTACGACGCGCACCCGCCGATCGTCACCAGCGGCGCGGTGGTCGACGAGGTCTTCGAGCAGGACGCCGCGACCGGTGACACCCGGCTGCCGCAGCGGCCGGCACCCGGCCCGGTGGTCGAGGAGGTCGCCCAGCGACCGTCACGAGACCTGGGGAGTGACGAGCTCGCCGCGGTCGACCGGGTGCTGGACGCCGTACCGGCGCTTCTCGGCAAGGGCGACGGCATCGGCAGCAACGCGTGGGTGGTCGACGGGTCGCGCACCGAGAGCGGCGCGCCGATCCTCGCCAACGACCCGCACCTGGGCGTCTCGCTGCCGGGTGTCTGGATGCAGGTCGGCCTGCACTGCCGGGAGGTCAGCTCGGCCTGCCCTCTCGACGCGGCGGGCTTCAGCTTCTCCGGCGTGCCGGGCGTCGTCATCGGCCACAACGCCGACATCGCGTGGGGCTTCACCAACCTGGCGCCGGACACCACGGACCTCTTCGTGGAGCGCGTCGAGGGCGACCGCTGGCAGTACGACGGGCGAATGCTGCCGCTGCGCGAGCGGATCGAGACGATCGAGGTGCGCGACGGCGAGGACGTCGAGCTCGTGGTGCGGTCGACCGCCCACGGTCCGATCCTCTCCGACATCGACGGCCTGCTGGGGGAGCAGGTCGCCGACGCCGGGCTGGCCGTCCGGGACGGGGACCGGTGGGACCACGAGGTCGCCCTGGCGTGGACGGCGCTGGAGCCGCGCCCGACCGCGGACGCCCTGGTCGCGCTCAACCTCGCCGACGACTGGGAGTCCTTCCGTGCCGCGATGGCCGACTTCGCGGCCCCCGGCCAGAACGTCGTCTACGCCGACGTCGAGGGCCACATCGGCTACCAGGCCACCGGGCTGGTGCCGATCCGCGGGTCCGGCAACGACGGCAAGGTCCCGGCGGCCGGCTGGCGGCCGGAGAACGACTGGACGGGCGAGTACGTCCCCTACGACGCGCTGCCGAGCGTCCTCGACCCGGAGTCGGGCATGGTGGTGACCGCCAACCAGTCGGTGATCGACGCCTCCGGCGGCTATCCGTACTTCCTCACCGACGACAGCGACTACGGCTACCGGTCCTCGCGCATCGGCGACCTGCTCGCCGGGCAGGAGTCGCTGACCGTCGAGGACATGTCCCGGATGCAGTACGACGACCGCAGCCCGATGGCCGAGGTGCTCGTCCCCTACCTCCTCGGCGTCGATCCCGGCGACGGCTACTACGACGACGGGCTCGCCCTGCTCGAGGGATGGGACTTCCGCCAGCAGGCCGACAGCGCCGCGGCGGCGTACTTCAACGTCGTCTGGGACCAGCTGCTGCACCGCGCCTTCGACGACGAGCTGCCCGAGGTGGCCGAGCCCGACGGCGGCGACCGCTGGTTCGCCGCGGTGACCGGCCTGCTCGGGCGTCCCGGCGACCCGTGGTGGGACGACGTCGAGACCGACGAGGTGGAGCGCCGCGACGACATCCTGGTGGCGGCACTGCGCGCGGCCCGCGACAAGCTCACCGCGCTCCAGTCGCCGAACGCCGAGGAGTGGGAGTGGGGCAGGCTGCACCGCCTCTGGCTGCGGTCGTCGACCCTCGGCGAGTCCGGCATCGGCGCGGTCGAGCGGCTGTTCAACCGCGGACCCTGGGAGCTGCCCGCCGGCGGCTCCTTGGTCAACGCGACCGGGTGGGACGCCCGCGAGGGGTTCGAGGTCGCGACCGCCCCGTCGATGCGGATGGTCGTACCGATGGACGACCTCGACGCCGCGCGCTGGGTCTCGCTCACCGGTGTCTCGGGCCACGCGTTCCACCCGCACTACACCGACCAGACCGACCTCTGGGCGCGCGGCGACACGCTGCCGTGGGTGTTCTCGCGAGAGGCGGTCGAGGACGCCGGCGAGGACGTGCTGTCCCTGCTCCCGGAGGAGTAGCTAGAACCGCCGGATCCCCGCGGGCGAGCACGCGGCCGCGACCCGCCGGTCGTGCGCCTCGGCAGGTACGTCGACGCCGACCTCGTCGTCGTAGAGCAGCACGCACGTGAACGTGCCCACGGGCACCCGGGCGAGCGTCCGGTCGTAGGAGCCGCCGCCGCGGCCGAGCCGCATCCCGGTGGGCGACACGGCCAGGCCCGGCACCAGCACGGCGTCGGCGGTGGCGACGGCCTCGACGCCGAGGGTCGTCCCGAGCGGCTGGAGCAGCCCGCGACCCGCCCGGGTGAGGGACGTCGGACCGGAGTACACCGCCCAGTCGAGGTCGTTGTCGGGCAGCAGCACGGGCAGCACCACCCGCTTGCCGACGGCGAGCAGGTCGTCGAGGAGGCGGGTCGTGCCCGGCTCGGTGCCGATGGAGACGTAGGCGGCGACGGTGGCGCTGCGTCGCACCTCGTCGGAGGCGAGCAGGTGGTCGGCGATCGCGCCGGCCGACTCCCCGATCTCGGCGAGCGAGCGCCGGCGGCGGGTGGTCACCAGCCGGTCGCGGAGCGCGAGCTTGGCGGCCGCCGTACCCCCTCCGGGCGACGGCCATTCCTCGGGAAGTTGCGAGGTCGGCACCGGACCAGCCTACGATCGAAGGTATGGGTGGAACCGGACGGAGCGTCGGGCTCGAAAAAGCACGGGAGAAGATGGCAGCAGCGGGGGTCGACCCCGTCGCGATCGACAACTTCGCGCACTACTACCGGCTGCTCGAGCACGGTGAGACGGGGATGATCCCCGAGGCCAGCATCGACCCGGTCGACATCGAGTCCCTCGCCGGCGCGGACGTCGACGACGCGGTCGCGGCCGACGCCGTACGCAAGACCGCGGTGATCAAGCTCAACGGCGGCCTCGGCACCTCGATGGGCATGGACCGCGCGAAGTCGCTGCTCTGTGTGCGCCGCGGGCTGTCGTTCCTCGACATCATCGCGCGGCAGGTGCTGCACCTGCGCAAGGAGTACGACGCGACGCTGCCGCTGATCTTCATGAACAGCTTCCGCACGTCGGCCGACACGCTCGCCGCGCTCGCGCGCTACGAGGACCTGCAGGTCGACGGCCTGCCCCTGGAGTTCCTCCAGAACAAGGAGCCCAAGCTCCTCGTCGACGACCTGTCGCCGGTCAGCTGGCCGAAGGAGCCCGACCTCGAGTGGTGCCCGCCGGGCCACGGCGACATCTACACCGCGCTGCGCGGCTCCGGCACGCTCGACCAGCTGATCGAGCAGGGCTACCGCTACGCGTTCGTCTCCAACTCCGACAACCTCGGCGCCGTGCCCGACGCGAAGGTCGCCGGCTGGTTCGCCGCCAGCGGCGCGCCGTTCGCGATCGAGGCCGTGGTCCGCACACCGAGCGACCGCAAGGGCGGCCACTTCGCGCGCCGCAAGGCCGACGGCCGGATCGTGCTGCGCGAGACCGCGCAGACGCCGGCGGAGGACAAGGAGGCGCTGGCCGACCTCAGCCGGCACCGCTACTGCTCGACCAACAACCTGTGGTTCGACCTGGTGGCGATGCGCGACACGCTCGACGCGCGCGACGGCATCCTCGGGCTGCCGCTGATCAAGAACGTCAAGAACGTCGACCCCGGCGACAAGTCGACCCCGGAGGTGATCCAGATCGAGACCGCCATGGGCGCGGCGATCGAGGTGTTCGAGGGCTCCCAGCTGATCGAGGTCGGCCGTGACCGGTTCGTGCCGGTGAAGACCACCAACGACCTGCTGGTGCTGCGCTCCGACGTCTACGAGATCGGCGACGACTTCGCGCTGACCCAGATCGCCGCCGACATCCCCTACATCGACCTCGACGACGACTTCTACAAGCTGGTCGGGGAGTTCGACAAGCGCTTCCCGGAGGGCGCCCCCTCGCTCGCCAAGGCCTCGTCGCTGACGATCGACGGCGACTGGACCTTCGGCCACGGCGTCCAGTTCGTCGGCGACGTGAAGCTCGACAGCAGCGCCGCCGAGCGGGTGCCCGCGGGCGAGGTCATCACCGGCGAGCACAAGGCCTGACGGCGGGTCGCCGTACTCCTGCTGGACGGGTGGGAGACTGGCGCCATGAGTGAGGCACCCCGCGGGCTGACCCACGTCGACGAGTCCGGCGCCGCCCGGATGGTCGACGTCTCGGAGAAGGCCGTCACCGCGCGGGCCGCGACGGCGTCCGGTCGGGTGCTCGTGTCCGCCGAGGTCGTGGCGCTGCTGCGCGGCGAGGGCGTGCCGAAGGGCGACGCTCTCGCGGTCGCTCGCATTGCCGGGATCATGGGCGCCAAGCGCACCCCCGACCTGGTCCCTCTCTGCCACCCGCTCGCGATCTCGGGCGTCGTCCTCGACCTCGAGGTGGCCGACGACGCGGTCGAGATCTCGGCGACCGTGCGCACCTCGGACCGCACCGGCGTCGAGATGGAGGCGCTCACCGCGGTCTCCGTCGCCGCGCTCACGGTCGTCGACATGGTCAAGGCCGTCGACAAGGGCGCGGTGATCACCGACGTACGCGTGGAGTCCAAGACAGGCGGCAAGTCGGGGGAGTGGCGACGGTGAGGGCGGTCGTGGTGGTGGCGTCCAACCGCGCGGCCGCCGGCGTCTACGAGGACACCACGGGTCCGCTGATCGTCGACGCCCTGCGCGACCTCGGGTTCGAGGTCGGCGACCCCGTCGTGTGCGCCGACGGCGACCCGGTCGGTACGGCGATCTCGGCCGCCGTCGCCGAGGGCGCGCGCGTCGTGCTCACGACCGGCGGGACCGGCCTGACGCCGACCGACCTGACCCCCGAGGTGACGCGGCCGCTGCTCGACCGCGAGGTGCCGGGGCTCGCCGAGGCGATCCGTGCCGCCGGCATCGCGAAGGGCGTGCCCACCGCCGCCCTGTCCCGCGGCCTGGCGGGCGTGAGCGGCGACTGCCTGGTGGTGAACCTGCCCGGGTCGCGCGGGGGAGTGAAGGACGCGCTCGAGGTGCTGCGGCCGGTCGTGGTCCACGCCGTCGAGCAGGTGCGGGGGAGCGACCATTGAGCGACACGCACCCGCGCCGCGCGCCGGCCGACCGGATGATCACCTCGGTCCCCGGCCGCACCTGGCCCAACGTGCTGACCTCCGGTGTGGACCCCACGGTCACGCTGCGCCCCATCCGGCGCTCGGATGCCCGCGCCTGGCGCTCCGCGCGCCAGCGCAACGCCCACTGGCTCGGTCCGTGGGACGCCACCGTCCCGCCCGGCGGTGAGGCGCGGCCGACGTCGTTCCGAGCGCTGGTGAAACGGCTGTCGAAGGCGGCCCGGCGCGGCACCAACCTGCCGTTCGTGATCGAGGTCGACGGCCGCTTCGCCGGCCAGGTGAGCATCAACAACATCGTGCGCGGGTCGGCGCAGTTCGCCTCGGTGGGCTACTGGATCGACCAGGACTTCGCCGGCCGCGGCGTGATGCCGCGCGCGGTCGCGATGGCGATCGACCACTGCTTCTTCGCTGCGGGGCTGCACCGGATCGAGGTCTGCATCCGTCCCGAGAACACCAACTCGCTGCGGGTCGTCGAGAAGCTCGGCATCCGCGAGATCGGCTACGCGCCGCGGTTCCTGCACATCGACGGCGACTGGCGCGACCACCGGATCTTCGCGATCACCAAGGAGGAGGTGCCGCGCGGCGTGCTGGCGCGGCTCATCGAGTCCGGCGGGGACGTGTCGGAAACGG
Proteins encoded in this region:
- a CDS encoding FmdB family zinc ribbon protein, with the translated sequence MPTYQYACTDCGHAFEQFQSFSDDALTVCPECDGRLRKLFNAVGVVFKGSGFYRTDSRSGTSTSGSSTTTTSSDSSSSSDSSSSSSSSTSGSASGAGTSAAAAASA
- a CDS encoding 5-formyltetrahydrofolate cyclo-ligase yields the protein MPTSQLPEEWPSPGGGTAAAKLALRDRLVTTRRRRSLAEIGESAGAIADHLLASDEVRRSATVAAYVSIGTEPGTTRLLDDLLAVGKRVVLPVLLPDNDLDWAVYSGPTSLTRAGRGLLQPLGTTLGVEAVATADAVLVPGLAVSPTGMRLGRGGGSYDRTLARVPVGTFTCVLLYDDEVGVDVPAEAHDRRVAAACSPAGIRRF
- a CDS encoding UTP--glucose-1-phosphate uridylyltransferase, with the translated sequence MGGTGRSVGLEKAREKMAAAGVDPVAIDNFAHYYRLLEHGETGMIPEASIDPVDIESLAGADVDDAVAADAVRKTAVIKLNGGLGTSMGMDRAKSLLCVRRGLSFLDIIARQVLHLRKEYDATLPLIFMNSFRTSADTLAALARYEDLQVDGLPLEFLQNKEPKLLVDDLSPVSWPKEPDLEWCPPGHGDIYTALRGSGTLDQLIEQGYRYAFVSNSDNLGAVPDAKVAGWFAASGAPFAIEAVVRTPSDRKGGHFARRKADGRIVLRETAQTPAEDKEALADLSRHRYCSTNNLWFDLVAMRDTLDARDGILGLPLIKNVKNVDPGDKSTPEVIQIETAMGAAIEVFEGSQLIEVGRDRFVPVKTTNDLLVLRSDVYEIGDDFALTQIAADIPYIDLDDDFYKLVGEFDKRFPEGAPSLAKASSLTIDGDWTFGHGVQFVGDVKLDSSAAERVPAGEVITGEHKA
- a CDS encoding SAF domain-containing protein: MDSRDSVDERPRVPLRRRVGDRWVALRRGLLRRRRLIAALCVAGATVVGLRSVAPPPPETVEVLVASRDLPAGAVLTEGDLRVTEVGPDSVPASVVDAPVGATLAAPLREGEAVTDVRLVGPQLVEAAPGTTAVPVRFSDAAQAALLEVGDRVDVLATDPQERVTTTVSYGAVVLAVPATDDGHGALAGRVVVLGIPDADVQQVTSSAVTSFVTYAWRNR
- a CDS encoding penicillin acylase family protein; this translates as MVDADDIAPARPVGAARPAGPPAPVRWWRTFRGWPGPLRFTTYGAVALVLVLVAVVVFGAVVVRRSWPETDGEIEVPGLNAQAEVIRDEHGIPQIYADTMHDLMLAQGFVHAQERFFEMDVRRHATSGRLAELFGEDALETDLVVRTLGWRRIAERELTLLEPRTRDLLDAYAQGVNAYLSDRSASEISLEYALLGVTGLDYQPADWTAADSVAWLKAMAWDLRGNLEEEIGRAVSASAVGEDRAAALYPDYPYDAHPPIVTSGAVVDEVFEQDAATGDTRLPQRPAPGPVVEEVAQRPSRDLGSDELAAVDRVLDAVPALLGKGDGIGSNAWVVDGSRTESGAPILANDPHLGVSLPGVWMQVGLHCREVSSACPLDAAGFSFSGVPGVVIGHNADIAWGFTNLAPDTTDLFVERVEGDRWQYDGRMLPLRERIETIEVRDGEDVELVVRSTAHGPILSDIDGLLGEQVADAGLAVRDGDRWDHEVALAWTALEPRPTADALVALNLADDWESFRAAMADFAAPGQNVVYADVEGHIGYQATGLVPIRGSGNDGKVPAAGWRPENDWTGEYVPYDALPSVLDPESGMVVTANQSVIDASGGYPYFLTDDSDYGYRSSRIGDLLAGQESLTVEDMSRMQYDDRSPMAEVLVPYLLGVDPGDGYYDDGLALLEGWDFRQQADSAAAAYFNVVWDQLLHRAFDDELPEVAEPDGGDRWFAAVTGLLGRPGDPWWDDVETDEVERRDDILVAALRAARDKLTALQSPNAEEWEWGRLHRLWLRSSTLGESGIGAVERLFNRGPWELPAGGSLVNATGWDAREGFEVATAPSMRMVVPMDDLDAARWVSLTGVSGHAFHPHYTDQTDLWARGDTLPWVFSREAVEDAGEDVLSLLPEE
- a CDS encoding LCP family protein; the encoded protein is MTERQDSGEPVTRRARRVARSQRRGVAGKRRAYTPHHTVAKVITATLLALAMATGVSVVLVYNHWNGNLLVDDVADQLGNDRPKKKKVEGPQEPMNILVMGSDTREGEGNNIDGMNLSGERSDTTILIHLSASREFAYGISIPRDTMVDRPTCFAEDGSEIPGEQDAIWNDAFSIGGPACTIRQFEQLSGVRIDNYVVVDFGGFKDMVDALDGVEVCIPEEIVDTEHNITLEPGTREIRGDEALSYVRVRSNISDGSDPQRIRRQQAFMASMLNKAVDLGMLARPDRIVGFMNALTGSLQTDFENVSQIADIGSTFRGVGLGEVKFVTTPWQAWPPDPNRIEWTPEVDRLWELVVNDEPLTAEFAEESISAADDPEGTDATDSTEGTEGTDAPTDEGAQGGKKGGDEGLSDDAREYAGLCT
- a CDS encoding MscL family protein, producing MEGFKNFILRGNLIEIAVGLIMALAFAEVVNAFVAWLTSLLPDDLYNDLFGESLFGLFLNAVVAFLIMAAVVYFFVVVPYTKAKERFFPDEAPGPSEVELLTQIRDSLANR
- a CDS encoding SigE family RNA polymerase sigma factor; translation: MPTTETFEEFVHATGDRLLRTAVLLCGDRHQAEDLVQSAYATAYARWKLVSRAENPVAYTRQILTRTFLSEKRRKRVSELPLEYGADRASPGPDPTRRLALLDALAGLPRMDRAVLVLRYWEDLPVAEAADQLGITESACRTRSSRALARLRTLYPDLSDQED
- a CDS encoding mechanosensitive ion channel family protein, with product MSSLTAAPSTALAIDWEGTLEDSLNPVIDFVPKLLVFLVILFIGWLIAKAVAKFLGIVLQRVGFTTLLSKAGADRALTSASVNPLDIICKLAYYFILLIALQLALSAFGPSNPVSEIVNDIVRWLPQAVVAIVIVVIAGAVANAVKDLLTGVLGGVSYGPLLAKIASGFIVALGVIAALNQIGIGLSVTMPVLIAVLATVGGILVVGVGGGLIAPMRDRWERWLDQLASETAGNGTHVDPAAASYGTGPGATPTPPPPPPSAGY